One segment of Panicum virgatum strain AP13 chromosome 1K, P.virgatum_v5, whole genome shotgun sequence DNA contains the following:
- the LOC120696810 gene encoding abscisic acid receptor PYL3: MVEMDGAVGVGGGGHQAPAPAAHPRLWRLVDERCDPRALETDYVRRFHRHEPREHQCSSAVAKHIKAPVHLVWSLVRRFDQPQLFKPFVSRCEMKGNIEIGSVREVNVKSGLPATRSTERLELLDDDEHILSVRFVGGDHRLQNYSSILTVHPEVIDGRPGTLVIESFVVDVPDGNTKDETCYFVEALLKCNLKSLAEVSENRVTRDQTEPLDR; the protein is encoded by the exons ATGGTGGAGATGGATGGCGCCGTGGGGGTGGGAGGAGGCGGGCAccaggcgccggcgccggcggcgcacccGCGGCTCTGGCGGCTGGTGGACGAGCGGTGCGACCCGCGCGCCCTGGAGACGGACTACGTGCGGCGGTTCCACCGGCACGAGCCCCGCGAGCACCAGTGCTCCTCCGCCGTCGCCAAGCACATCAAGGCTCCCGTCCACCTC GTTTGGTCTCTGGTGAGGCGGTTTGATCAACCACAGCTTTTCAAGCCCTTTGTCAGTCGGTGTGAAATGAAAGGGAACATTGAGATCGGCAGTGTGAGGGAGGTCAATGTGAAGTCTGGGCTGCCAGCCACAAGAAGCACAGAGAGGCTGGAGCTGTTAGATGACGATGAGCATATACTCAGCGTCAGGTTCGTTGGAGGTGATCACAGGCTGCAG AACTACTCCTCCATCCTCACCGTCCACCCCGAGGTCATCGACGGCCGGCCAGGGACTCTGGTGATCGAGTCCTTCGTGGTGGACGTCCCCGACGGCAACACCAAGGACGAGACGTGCTACTTCGTGGAGGCCCTGCTCAAGTGCAACCTCAAGTCGCTCGCGGAGGTGTCGGAGAACCGCGTCACCAGGGATCAAACGGAGCCCCTTGACCGGTGA